A window from Rhea pennata isolate bPtePen1 chromosome 1, bPtePen1.pri, whole genome shotgun sequence encodes these proteins:
- the LOC134142074 gene encoding signal peptide peptidase-like 2B — protein MTEAFLEKGMDKKRWCSMQKIRKIVALLLPHLLLLLFLQMLAHQTRLTKVIPMKGGDYCFLVPSYWAHFLQPKDNQPHWLQLDQSFTFSALCCLPSSFGEDYSEGAGLSTSTASGRKADCNFFESSRLQGINGTQGLLTLGGDALVTFPGGSKHAHDWDHCEELTIPVDLLSSTDFIYLFFKKLGRDLGCNMGIMFILAVGTVSAGGYWAGATEKKRQQYIKSNCKKRDYFEYVTINPNIPFICGSIATSSVLLLMLYCFYDHVVCLMIGLFCLYASLGLYSCLSPSLNKLPFGEQKVYLQHFHKGLEVKKLLLAGFSIFIVVLWMVFRNEDQWAWILQDALGISICLYELKTVHIPKMKNCSLFLLALLVYDVFFVFITPLLTKCGDSIMEMVALGPFNTAHHEKIPFLLKIPAWYPSSAFDNGPFTVLGLGDILIPGFLVAYSYRFDIRAHTSWIYFVTSTIAYTYGLLVSFTASTLTQKGQPALLYLVTFTLTACLLVAFLRQELTVFWTGNDFTKQPSCPPLEISISHHDIQKGTKTQIRLKEGEEQMINRICNKEQPDNSFVFKEEFTDTNIHSEEKSFILSREEISNYESVILNKAVSKQRTSQTP, from the coding sequence TAGTTCCTTCTTACTGGGCACACTTCCTCCAGCCCAAGGATAACCAACCTCACTGGCTCCAGCTGGATCAGAGCTTCACCTTCTCAGCCTTGTGttgtcttccttcctcctttggTGAAGATTACAGTGAAGGTGCAGGCCTCAGCACTTCAACCGCCTCAGGGAGAAAGGCTGATTGCAACTTCTTTGAGAGCTCCAGGCTCCAGGGAATAAACGGGACTCAAGGGCTACTAACCCTCGGGGGAGATGCCCTAGTAACTTTTCCAGGAGGCAGCAAGCATGCCCATGATTGGGATCACTGTGAAGAGCTCACTATTCCTGTAGATTTGCTCAGCAGTACGGACTTTATATACCTATTTTTCAAGAAGCTGGGCAGAGATTTGGGGTGTAATATGGGTATCATGTTCATTCTGGCAGTGGGTACAGTCAGCGCTGGAGGCTATTGGGCAGGagccacagagaagaaaagacagcaaTACATCAAATCCAATTgtaaaaaaagagattattttgaaTATGTAACAATCAATCCCAATATCCCCTTTATCTGTGGAAGCATAGCAACATCATCCGTTTTGTTACTCATGCTTTACTGCTTTTATGATCACGTAGTGTGTTTAATGATAGGATTATTCTGCCTATATGCATCTCTCGGCCTCTACAGCTGTCTATCCCCTTCCTTGAACAAACTCCCATTTGGGGAGCAGAAAGtttatttacagcattttcaCAAAGGCTTGGAAGTGAAGAAATTGCTCTTAGCAGGGTTCAGCATCTTCATTGTTGTCCTTTGGATGGTTTTCAGAAATGAGGATCAATGGGCTTGGATCCTACAAGATGCTCTAGGAATCTCTATCTGTCTTTATGAACTGAAAACAGTTCACATACCAAAGATGAAGAACTGCAGCTTATTTCTACTTGCTCTTTTGGTCTATGATGTCTTTTTTGTGTTTATCACTCCTTTACTAACCAAGTGTGGTGACAGCATAATGGAAATGGTAGCTCTTGGACCATTCAATACAGCCCACCATGAGAAAATCCCTTTTCTGCTGAAGATTCCAGCGTGGTATCCTTCATCAGCTTTTGACAACGGCCCTTTTACTGTCCTAGGCCTTGGGGACATTTTAATTCCTGGTTTCCTGGTAGCCTACTCTTATAGATTTGATATTCGAGCACACACTTCATGGATCTATTTTGTAACTTCTACTATAGCGTATACCTATGGTCTATTGGTGAGCTTCACAGCTTCGACATTAACGCAGAAAGGTCAGCCAGCTCTTCTCTACTTGGTGACCTTCACTCTtactgcttgcttgcttgttgcTTTTTTGCGCCAGGAGTTGACAGTCTTTTGGACAGGCAATGATTTTACAAAGCagccctcctgtcctcccttgGAAATTAGTATCAGCCACCATGACATCCAAAAAGGTACAAAGACACAAATACGactcaaagaaggagaagaacAAATGATCAATCGCATATGCAATAAAGAACAACCAGataattcatttgtttttaaagaagaatttacTGACACCAACAtacacagtgaagaaaaaagcttcatattatcaagagaagaaataagCAACTACGAAAGTGTGATCTTGAATAAGGCAGTCTCAAAGCAGAGAACCAGCCAGACACCATGA